The Leadbettera azotonutricia ZAS-9 genome has a window encoding:
- a CDS encoding ATP-binding response regulator, translating into MDTKQKYSILVVDDENANLLVLNQILSSEYSVYTAKSGEQALRLAAENKPELILLDIIMPDMNGFEVLTKLKESPQTANIPVIFITGLDNANDEEKGFELGAADYITKPFKSVVVMARVKTQMKNTALIHMIEDDFVRVSSIAEGSPQLMLYINAQGKIEYLNPGTVALSGYTREEIIDGGLTLILDADNLRRLNEEILPASSGGHLSFEMPVKRKDGEIRSFSFSAFAAQLYNGETGIGITAWDDTELKRMQQEIAQALVQAKYYNKAKSDFLSRMSHEMRTPMNAIIGMTAITKTAKEESRRIYCLDKIEDASRHLLDLINDALDMAEIDIGNFDLIPQSFNFNKMAEQIIARTASMAEQKKQKFTSAVDPAIPVLLIADERRLKQVLMNLLSNAVKFTPKEGAVYFSAFKVSSSEDTCVIHFEVKDTGVGVSDEQKKHIWDAFEQADNSITRTYGGIGLGLAITKRIVEMMDGTIEVVSEPGKGSLFICTLKLKVDAASLAGGAAAGAASPVSLEGRHILVVDDVEMNREIIFAILEDTGAILEGAQNGEEAVELYLKNTYDLILMDLHMPEMDGFEATRRIRASGIKGSDRIPIIAVTADTGGDMIFRCFETGMNSHIGKPVEMETLVSLIAQNLQKS; encoded by the coding sequence ATGGATACAAAGCAGAAATATTCAATACTCGTGGTTGACGATGAAAATGCGAATTTGCTTGTTCTTAACCAGATTTTATCGTCCGAATATTCCGTGTATACCGCCAAATCCGGAGAGCAGGCCTTGCGGCTGGCTGCGGAGAACAAGCCCGAACTCATACTTCTCGATATCATCATGCCCGACATGAACGGTTTTGAGGTACTCACAAAATTAAAGGAATCCCCGCAAACCGCAAATATCCCGGTAATTTTTATCACCGGGCTTGATAACGCAAATGACGAAGAGAAGGGCTTCGAGCTGGGCGCCGCCGACTATATCACCAAACCGTTCAAATCGGTGGTAGTTATGGCGCGGGTTAAAACCCAGATGAAGAACACTGCCCTGATTCACATGATAGAGGACGATTTTGTACGGGTGTCTTCCATTGCCGAGGGGTCGCCCCAGCTTATGCTTTATATAAATGCCCAGGGGAAAATCGAGTACCTGAACCCCGGAACGGTCGCCCTTTCGGGGTATACCCGTGAGGAGATTATTGACGGTGGGCTTACCCTTATTCTCGACGCTGACAATCTCCGCCGCCTGAACGAAGAAATCCTTCCCGCCAGCAGCGGGGGGCACCTGAGTTTTGAAATGCCCGTAAAGCGGAAAGACGGCGAAATAAGGTCTTTTTCGTTTTCCGCCTTCGCGGCGCAGCTTTATAACGGGGAAACCGGTATTGGAATTACCGCCTGGGACGATACCGAATTAAAGCGTATGCAGCAGGAAATCGCCCAGGCCCTGGTCCAGGCCAAATATTACAATAAAGCCAAAAGCGATTTTTTAAGCCGCATGAGCCACGAAATGCGTACCCCCATGAACGCCATTATAGGCATGACCGCTATCACCAAAACCGCAAAAGAAGAAAGCCGCAGAATATATTGCCTTGACAAGATCGAAGATGCTTCCCGGCATCTTTTGGATCTTATCAACGATGCTCTGGACATGGCGGAGATTGATATCGGAAATTTTGATCTTATACCTCAATCATTCAATTTCAATAAAATGGCAGAGCAGATTATTGCCCGTACTGCGTCCATGGCTGAACAAAAGAAGCAAAAATTTACCTCCGCTGTTGACCCGGCAATTCCGGTTCTGCTCATCGCCGATGAGCGTCGGCTGAAACAGGTATTGATGAACCTGCTGTCCAATGCGGTCAAATTTACCCCCAAAGAAGGGGCCGTGTATTTTTCCGCCTTCAAGGTTAGCAGCAGCGAAGATACCTGCGTTATCCATTTTGAAGTAAAAGATACAGGCGTGGGTGTTTCGGATGAACAAAAGAAACATATATGGGACGCTTTTGAGCAGGCAGACAACAGCATTACCCGTACCTACGGCGGAATCGGCCTGGGCCTGGCCATTACAAAACGAATAGTGGAAATGATGGATGGTACTATTGAGGTAGTGTCGGAACCCGGTAAAGGCTCCTTGTTTATTTGCACCCTCAAACTCAAGGTTGACGCTGCCTCTTTGGCCGGCGGAGCAGCTGCCGGCGCCGCCTCTCCGGTATCCCTCGAAGGGCGTCATATTCTTGTGGTTGATGATGTGGAAATGAACCGCGAGATCATTTTTGCCATACTGGAAGATACTGGTGCCATACTTGAGGGCGCTCAAAACGGCGAAGAAGCCGTAGAGTTGTATTTAAAAAACACCTATGACCTTATACTTATGGATCTGCATATGCCCGAAATGGACGGCTTTGAGGCAACCCGCCGCATACGGGCTTCCGGGATCAAAGGGTCGGACAGAATCCCCATCATTGCCGTGACGGCAGATACCGGAGGAGACATGATTTTCCGCTGCTTTGAAACCGGAATGAACAGCCATATCGGGAAGCCGGTAGAAATGGAAACGCTTGTCAGCCTGATCGCGCAGAATTTACAGAAAAGCTAG
- a CDS encoding diacylglycerol/lipid kinase family protein, whose product MAKKHLFIINPKSFPKKRKLQQVIAAIDAYFTGRKAGNLPREDFFIHIEEFPRDSIIVIRKYMQNLEKETALRVYSIGGDGTSFCCLNGIMGLPNTDLAIMPHGTGNDFVRNFGEEHIAEFRDITLQTGAKGIPTDIIHCGDNYALSYCTIGMESAVIIGIQPWNKQFEKIRRRFNWINSAFIILGAIQVAFNKAVINQYYTINADGEDLSGSYALLNIANGPCYGIDKNAVITAVPDDGFLDMLLLKSISPLRILLMMGPYLKGEFAKYPKYFIWRRIKKVSINSESPLFVNMDGEAFFDSELTCEVVPGAVNIAAPNGLSYQRRAAPHE is encoded by the coding sequence ATGGCAAAAAAGCATTTGTTCATCATTAATCCGAAATCCTTTCCCAAAAAAAGAAAGCTGCAGCAGGTGATTGCCGCGATTGATGCATATTTCACCGGCCGGAAGGCTGGGAATCTTCCTCGGGAGGATTTTTTCATCCATATTGAAGAATTTCCCCGTGATTCCATCATTGTTATCAGAAAATACATGCAGAATCTGGAAAAAGAAACCGCTTTGCGGGTCTACTCCATAGGAGGGGACGGAACCTCTTTTTGCTGCCTCAACGGGATCATGGGTCTTCCGAATACGGATCTTGCCATTATGCCCCACGGCACGGGGAACGATTTTGTCCGGAACTTCGGCGAAGAGCACATTGCGGAATTCAGGGATATAACGCTCCAGACAGGGGCAAAAGGAATACCAACCGATATTATCCACTGCGGAGACAACTATGCCCTCAGTTATTGCACCATAGGGATGGAATCGGCGGTGATAATCGGAATACAGCCATGGAACAAACAGTTTGAAAAAATCCGCAGACGCTTCAACTGGATAAATTCCGCTTTTATCATTCTGGGCGCTATCCAGGTGGCATTCAATAAAGCAGTCATTAATCAATACTATACCATAAATGCGGACGGGGAGGATTTGAGCGGTTCATATGCGCTTCTGAATATCGCCAACGGGCCCTGCTACGGTATTGATAAAAACGCGGTAATTACTGCTGTTCCTGACGATGGTTTTCTGGACATGCTCCTTTTAAAGAGCATATCTCCCCTGCGGATTTTGCTGATGATGGGCCCTTACTTAAAAGGAGAATTCGCCAAATACCCGAAATATTTTATCTGGAGGCGGATCAAAAAAGTTTCGATCAATTCCGAATCCCCTCTTTTTGTGAACATGGACGGTGAAGCCTTTTTTGATTCGGAACTCACCTGCGAGGTTGTTCCCGGCGCCGTAAATATCGCGGCGCCCAACGGGCTTTCGTATCAGAGACGGGCGGCCCCCCATGAATAA
- a CDS encoding ATP-binding protein, with amino-acid sequence MDNNEIRAENPHINPETMSREELLVLAGELLKGKRLLDREIRRLKNRLDTAEVLADTKHVFENMRTAEQVKLEKYMKMVLENIPNPLLLINSEDRIAYCSNAFLKLANIDNFGLVNGQKYEELYQRLGEEEFSKNAMRRMEALKISQKPYSTEASIKFPGMKESRLFTIQVTPLMEEHHTYDGVLAIYHDTTEVKNAEAEERTRVMLDATPLACFLMDGEGAVYDCNREALTLFGAESKGDFIEDFYSFMPKFQPDGMSSKQKALQNIHKAIETGRITFEWTHCTAEKEPIPAEITIVRVKWQNDWRVTVFVRDLRSIYQKEKEVQQAEQALLRKRDHLDIVAGISKFSYWEYESATDHLIFSSHFKDEFGYDPEEITAAGVLNPVISDPPSKWIDIIHPDDLGQMSRELNDYLAGVSDKYRSEIRIRHKNGEYIWALTAGRAIEWKDGKPSLMIGGLLNLNDIKRTESANTAKSHFLASMSHEIRTPMNAIIGMSDLMRTDNLDDKQKEFFDDIKKMSKMLLQIINDILDVSKIESGKLDINPVHFNLLDFYDNIASLNRFMAEGKGLEFRSSFDLNIPQIVYGDDIRIRQVVTNILNNAIKYTREGYVDFRVGQLTEQDKTYTVFTVKDSGIGIRKENLTKLFGEFEQFDVQKNRGISGTGLGLSISKRLTDMMDGRIDVQSEYGKGSVFTILLPLPRGDAGKVEQAIAESNITTNGKAKVLVVDDSAINLKVALAYLDTHNIKADTAESGIESLKKIKEKQYDLIFMDHMMPEMDGLEAAARIRSSGNEWYRTAPIIALTANAVSGARELFLENGMNDFLSKPIDARELSIILAKWLPKDMLLKNPRKERKSANSDERKEAGTSPNSESSRIDRASGITNSANSDILYQQLLSEFTISHSGDFQKIEEALIKGERRAAFRVAHTLKSTANLIGAKSLGNAALAVETALKGEETEKVLMPQDTLKALETELGAVLAELKALKPETREQSQGAGSPAPQNVGSLDKAGALAFIARLEPMLKTGSTDSLNLVSDIREILGPMAESKKLIEYIASLDFMEAAALLDTIKEKLS; translated from the coding sequence ATGGATAACAATGAGATCCGGGCAGAGAACCCCCATATAAACCCTGAGACAATGAGCCGGGAGGAACTTCTTGTTCTTGCCGGGGAACTCCTGAAAGGCAAGCGTCTGCTTGACCGCGAAATCCGCCGTCTCAAGAACCGGCTGGATACGGCAGAAGTGCTTGCCGATACAAAGCATGTCTTTGAAAATATGCGGACTGCGGAACAGGTAAAGCTGGAAAAGTACATGAAGATGGTACTCGAAAATATACCGAACCCTCTTCTGCTCATTAACAGCGAAGACCGCATCGCCTACTGTTCCAACGCGTTTTTAAAACTTGCCAATATTGACAATTTCGGGCTGGTAAACGGGCAGAAGTACGAAGAGCTGTACCAAAGGCTGGGGGAAGAAGAATTCAGCAAAAATGCCATGCGGCGCATGGAAGCTCTAAAAATCAGTCAAAAACCCTATTCTACCGAGGCTTCCATTAAATTTCCGGGCATGAAGGAATCCCGTTTATTTACAATTCAGGTAACGCCGCTTATGGAGGAGCATCACACCTATGACGGCGTCCTTGCTATCTATCATGACACCACGGAAGTAAAAAACGCCGAAGCGGAAGAACGTACCAGGGTCATGCTGGACGCAACGCCTCTTGCCTGTTTTCTTATGGACGGGGAAGGAGCGGTTTATGACTGCAATAGGGAAGCCCTTACCCTCTTCGGCGCGGAATCGAAAGGGGATTTTATTGAAGATTTCTATAGCTTTATGCCTAAATTTCAACCCGATGGCATGTCCAGCAAGCAGAAAGCGTTGCAAAATATCCATAAAGCCATAGAAACCGGCCGTATTACTTTTGAATGGACCCACTGCACTGCCGAAAAGGAACCCATCCCGGCGGAAATTACCATAGTGCGGGTTAAATGGCAAAACGACTGGCGTGTGACTGTATTTGTCCGCGACCTCAGGAGCATATATCAAAAAGAAAAGGAAGTGCAGCAAGCGGAACAGGCGCTTCTCCGCAAACGGGATCATCTGGATATAGTGGCGGGTATTTCCAAATTCAGTTATTGGGAATATGAGAGCGCCACTGACCACCTGATTTTCAGTTCCCATTTCAAAGATGAGTTTGGTTATGATCCTGAAGAAATTACTGCCGCGGGCGTTCTTAATCCTGTAATAAGCGATCCCCCGTCAAAATGGATAGATATTATACATCCCGATGATCTTGGCCAAATGTCCCGTGAACTGAATGATTATCTTGCCGGAGTTTCGGACAAATACCGGTCGGAAATCCGTATCCGCCATAAAAATGGAGAGTATATTTGGGCGCTTACCGCAGGGCGCGCCATTGAATGGAAAGACGGCAAACCTTCCCTCATGATAGGGGGGCTCTTGAATTTAAACGACATCAAGCGGACCGAAAGCGCCAATACCGCCAAAAGCCATTTCCTCGCTTCCATGAGCCACGAAATCAGGACACCCATGAACGCTATTATCGGCATGAGCGATCTTATGCGCACCGATAATCTGGACGACAAACAGAAGGAATTTTTCGACGATATAAAGAAAATGTCCAAAATGCTGCTGCAAATCATCAATGATATTCTGGATGTTTCAAAAATAGAAAGCGGCAAGCTGGATATCAATCCGGTTCATTTTAATCTTTTGGATTTTTACGACAATATCGCTTCCCTGAACCGTTTTATGGCCGAGGGAAAGGGACTGGAATTCCGCAGCAGCTTTGACCTTAATATACCACAGATAGTTTATGGCGATGATATACGGATCAGACAGGTTGTTACAAATATCCTGAATAACGCCATTAAGTATACCAGAGAAGGATATGTGGATTTTCGGGTTGGGCAGCTGACAGAGCAGGACAAAACCTATACGGTCTTTACGGTGAAAGACAGCGGCATCGGCATCAGAAAGGAAAATCTTACAAAGCTCTTTGGAGAATTTGAGCAGTTTGATGTACAAAAGAACCGGGGCATCAGCGGTACGGGGCTGGGGCTTTCCATTTCGAAGCGGCTTACCGACATGATGGACGGGCGTATAGATGTGCAAAGCGAATATGGAAAAGGCTCCGTATTCACCATATTGCTGCCCCTTCCCCGGGGGGACGCGGGAAAAGTGGAACAGGCAATAGCAGAAAGCAATATAACTACCAATGGCAAAGCAAAGGTGCTGGTAGTTGACGACAGCGCCATCAATTTGAAAGTAGCCCTTGCATATCTGGATACCCACAATATCAAGGCTGATACAGCGGAAAGCGGAATTGAATCCCTGAAAAAAATCAAAGAGAAACAGTACGACCTCATTTTTATGGATCACATGATGCCGGAAATGGATGGCCTTGAAGCGGCGGCGCGGATTCGTTCGTCCGGGAATGAGTGGTATCGGACTGCGCCGATAATAGCGTTGACCGCCAATGCCGTATCCGGGGCCCGGGAATTGTTCCTGGAAAACGGTATGAATGATTTCTTGTCCAAACCAATTGACGCAAGGGAGCTCTCTATAATACTCGCCAAATGGCTGCCCAAGGATATGCTGCTCAAAAATCCCCGGAAAGAAAGAAAAAGCGCAAACTCCGATGAAAGAAAGGAAGCCGGAACCAGTCCAAATAGCGAAAGCTCCAGGATAGACCGTGCCTCGGGGATAACGAATTCTGCAAACAGTGATATACTGTATCAGCAGCTATTATCGGAATTTACCATTAGCCACAGTGGGGATTTTCAGAAAATCGAAGAGGCGCTGATAAAAGGGGAACGCAGGGCAGCGTTCAGGGTGGCTCATACCCTGAAAAGCACGGCGAACCTGATAGGGGCAAAAAGTCTGGGAAATGCCGCTCTGGCAGTGGAAACGGCCCTAAAGGGAGAAGAAACCGAAAAGGTCCTGATGCCCCAAGATACGCTGAAAGCCCTGGAGACCGAGCTTGGCGCAGTGCTGGCTGAATTGAAGGCGTTAAAGCCCGAAACAAGGGAACAGAGCCAGGGCGCTGGTTCCCCGGCGCCGCAGAACGTCGGCAGCCTGGACAAGGCCGGGGCCCTTGCCTTTATTGCCCGCCTTGAGCCCATGCTGAAAACCGGCAGCACCGACAGCCTTAATTTGGTATCCGATATACGCGAAATACTTGGGCCTATGGCAGAAAGCAAAAAACTGATAGAGTATATTGCCAGTCTCGATTTTATGGAGGCGGCAGCGCTATTGGACACGATAAAAGAAAAGCTTAGCTAA
- a CDS encoding PAS domain-containing protein, which translates to MLFHKSARKDREYFQLLLKNTPNIVIILDGNGLIEFCSDVFIKTVGSEKYKYLQGLHFSELFAFFDSDSTKEIAQKTFEKIQLEKEIAIGHLYIDFSGQGKKCRYLLQSIPLLDDRNVFQGVEVYLLEEAGLLRAEADERVQAMLDATPLACSIRDKDGKVIDCNEEAVRYFGAKSKAELLANINKTNPEFQNDGEASISKQKRYDATVLRTGNLRFPWLHLSLQGEELPADVTLRKVSLKNAAFAAYSRDLREVEASQKRLRETEELLRAMMDAAPMACTIRDADNNILECNQKTAQMLGVSQKADVNSLFKNFTAYPEFQEDGTPSRSRAKAMIDEILEKGYVRYKWIYRTVAGEPFPVEMTGVRIQWREGYRIAVFSRDLREAP; encoded by the coding sequence ATGCTGTTCCATAAAAGCGCGCGCAAAGACAGGGAGTATTTTCAGCTGCTGCTGAAAAACACCCCCAATATTGTTATCATACTTGACGGCAACGGCCTTATTGAATTCTGCAGCGATGTTTTTATAAAAACAGTAGGATCTGAAAAATACAAATACCTCCAGGGACTGCATTTTTCGGAATTATTTGCATTTTTTGATAGCGATTCAACCAAAGAAATTGCGCAGAAAACCTTTGAGAAGATACAGTTAGAAAAAGAGATCGCTATCGGCCACCTGTATATCGATTTTTCCGGTCAGGGCAAAAAATGCCGGTACCTGCTTCAGTCTATACCGCTTCTGGATGACAGGAATGTCTTTCAGGGAGTGGAGGTGTATTTGCTTGAAGAGGCCGGATTGCTCCGGGCCGAAGCCGACGAGCGGGTACAGGCGATGCTGGACGCTACCCCCTTAGCCTGTTCCATCAGGGATAAAGACGGGAAGGTCATTGACTGTAACGAAGAGGCGGTGCGGTATTTCGGCGCAAAAAGCAAGGCCGAGCTGCTGGCGAATATTAACAAAACCAATCCCGAATTCCAGAATGACGGGGAAGCTTCCATAAGCAAGCAGAAACGGTACGATGCTACAGTGCTCCGTACCGGCAATCTTCGCTTCCCCTGGCTCCATCTTAGCTTGCAGGGGGAAGAACTCCCCGCAGATGTGACTCTTCGGAAGGTGTCCCTGAAAAACGCCGCCTTTGCCGCTTATTCCCGGGATTTACGGGAAGTCGAGGCCAGTCAAAAAAGGCTTCGGGAAACGGAGGAATTGCTCCGCGCCATGATGGACGCCGCCCCTATGGCCTGTACCATCCGGGACGCTGACAATAATATCCTGGAATGCAATCAGAAAACGGCACAGATGCTCGGGGTTTCCCAAAAAGCCGATGTAAACAGCCTTTTTAAAAACTTTACCGCCTATCCTGAATTCCAGGAAGACGGAACGCCCAGCCGGAGCAGGGCGAAGGCCATGATCGATGAGATTCTTGAAAAGGGGTATGTCCGGTATAAATGGATATACCGTACCGTGGCCGGGGAACCCTTCCCGGTGGAAATGACCGGGGTGCGTATTCAATGGCGGGAGGGGTACCGTATTGCTGTTTTTTCCCGGGATCTGCGGGAAGCTCCGTGA